The Achromobacter pestifer genome includes a region encoding these proteins:
- a CDS encoding branched-chain amino acid ABC transporter permease: protein MFDISLSALLAQLLVGLINGCFYAILSMGLAIIFGLLNIVNFTHGAQFMMAAFLAWIGFTQLPQLLGPGVQINFWAALILAPLLVGLVGVVIEKTLLKRLYHLDHLYGLLLTFGIALMMEGGFRYFYGISGVGYEPPEVLQGGFDLGFMFLPAYRAFVVVASLTLCLATWYLFERTRLGAMLRAGTENPKLLQAFGVNVPVMITLTYGFGVALAGVAGVLAAPVMQINPLMGANLLNIVFAVVVIGGLGSIMGAIVTGLALGLLEGLTKVFYPEASTVVVFIVMAIVLLTRPAGLFGKEK, encoded by the coding sequence ATGTTCGATATCTCGCTATCCGCCTTGCTCGCCCAACTACTGGTGGGGCTGATCAACGGCTGCTTCTACGCCATCCTGAGCATGGGCCTGGCCATCATCTTCGGCCTGCTCAACATCGTCAATTTCACGCACGGCGCCCAGTTCATGATGGCGGCGTTCCTGGCCTGGATCGGCTTCACGCAGCTGCCGCAGCTGCTGGGGCCGGGCGTGCAGATCAACTTCTGGGCCGCGCTGATCCTGGCGCCGCTGCTGGTGGGACTGGTGGGCGTCGTGATCGAGAAGACGCTGCTCAAGCGCCTGTATCACCTGGACCACCTGTACGGCCTGCTGCTGACCTTCGGCATCGCGCTGATGATGGAAGGCGGCTTTCGCTACTTCTACGGCATCTCGGGCGTGGGTTACGAGCCGCCCGAAGTCCTGCAGGGCGGTTTCGACCTGGGCTTCATGTTCCTGCCGGCCTACCGCGCCTTCGTGGTGGTGGCGTCCCTGACGCTGTGCCTGGCGACCTGGTATCTGTTCGAGCGGACCCGCCTGGGCGCCATGCTGCGCGCCGGCACGGAAAACCCCAAGCTGCTGCAGGCCTTCGGCGTCAATGTGCCGGTGATGATCACCCTGACCTATGGCTTCGGCGTGGCGCTGGCCGGCGTGGCCGGCGTGCTGGCCGCGCCCGTCATGCAGATCAACCCACTGATGGGCGCCAACCTGTTGAACATCGTGTTCGCCGTGGTCGTGATCGGCGGGCTGGGCTCCATCATGGGCGCCATCGTCACGGGGCTGGCCCTGGGCCTGCTGGAAGGCCTGACCAAAGTGTTCTATCCCGAAGCCTCGACGGTAGTCGTCTTCATCGTCATGGCGATCGTTCTGCTGACTCGCCCCGCCGGCCTGTTCGGCAAGGAGAAATAA
- a CDS encoding LysR family transcriptional regulator: protein MELRPLRALVEVVRQGGFSQAAKAVYATQPTVSKAVRQLEDELGMPLLDRHAQPPRLTAAGEIVYRRAVAMLAQRDDLYAELDELKGLKRGVLRLGLPPLGSSTLFAPMFARFRSRYPQVEISLVEHGSRRLEEMVMAGEIELAGSLRPVPDIFDWQPVAREPLVALMPADHPKAGAATVGLSDLRDSPFILFETGFALNRIIQDACQRAGFAPAIAARSGQIDFIVALVAAGLGVAFLPRLKAREELHAGVARVPLLDAGTDWEMVLVWRRGGYLSHAAQAWLALTREVHPEVC from the coding sequence ATGGAACTGCGCCCACTGCGCGCCTTGGTCGAAGTGGTCCGCCAGGGCGGTTTCTCCCAGGCGGCCAAGGCCGTCTACGCCACCCAGCCCACCGTGAGCAAGGCGGTGCGCCAGCTGGAAGACGAGCTGGGCATGCCCTTGCTGGACCGCCACGCCCAGCCGCCGCGGCTGACCGCCGCCGGCGAGATCGTCTACCGCCGCGCCGTGGCCATGCTGGCGCAGCGCGACGATCTGTACGCCGAACTCGACGAACTGAAAGGGCTCAAGCGCGGCGTGCTGCGGCTGGGCCTGCCGCCGCTGGGCAGCAGCACCTTGTTCGCGCCGATGTTCGCGCGCTTTCGCAGCCGCTATCCGCAGGTGGAGATCAGCCTGGTGGAACACGGCAGCCGCCGCCTGGAAGAAATGGTGATGGCCGGCGAGATCGAGCTGGCGGGCTCGCTCAGACCGGTGCCCGACATCTTCGACTGGCAGCCGGTGGCGCGCGAGCCGCTGGTGGCGCTGATGCCCGCCGACCACCCCAAGGCGGGCGCCGCAACGGTTGGGCTGAGCGACCTGCGGGACTCGCCCTTCATCCTGTTCGAGACGGGCTTTGCCCTGAACCGCATCATCCAGGACGCCTGCCAGCGGGCCGGCTTTGCCCCTGCCATTGCGGCGCGCAGCGGCCAGATCGATTTCATCGTGGCGCTGGTGGCCGCCGGCCTGGGCGTGGCCTTCCTGCCGCGCCTGAAGGCCCGCGAAGAGCTGCACGCTGGCGTGGCGCGCGTGCCATTGCTCGATGCCGGCACGGACTGGGAAATGGTGCTGGTCTGGCGCCGCGGCGGCTACCTGTCGCACGCCGCCCAGGCCTGGCTGGCCTTGACCCGGGAAGTCCATCCCGAAGTATGCTGA
- a CDS encoding dihydrodipicolinate synthase family protein has protein sequence MSNVHWQGVFPAVTSKFHADETLDFEAMRKHFGFLIDNGVHGLVTCGSLGEASTLTLEEKLEVTRCAVEVSAGRIPVLANVSETSTREALRFIKAAVELGVDGFMLMPSLIYVADAREAMQSIRTMAEAAQKPCMIYNNPVAYRVDLKTEHMAELADCKWLVAIKESSDDVRRLTDLRNALGTRYQLFIGVDDLSFEALALGADGLLAGLVTAFPRETVALYDLMKAGKWQEALALYQWFTPLLHLDVSTKLVQNIKLAETLVGVGNEHVRRPRLPLVGAERERCAAIIQASLAKRPAQYQSK, from the coding sequence TTGAGTAACGTGCATTGGCAGGGCGTCTTCCCTGCCGTAACGAGTAAGTTCCATGCCGACGAGACCCTCGACTTCGAGGCGATGCGCAAGCACTTCGGCTTCCTGATCGACAACGGCGTACACGGCCTGGTCACCTGCGGCTCGCTGGGCGAAGCCAGCACCCTGACCCTGGAAGAAAAGCTGGAAGTGACGCGTTGCGCCGTGGAAGTCAGCGCGGGACGCATTCCGGTCCTGGCCAACGTGTCCGAAACCAGCACCCGCGAAGCGCTGCGCTTCATCAAGGCCGCGGTGGAACTGGGCGTGGACGGGTTCATGCTGATGCCCTCGCTGATCTACGTGGCGGACGCGCGCGAAGCCATGCAGAGCATCCGCACCATGGCCGAGGCGGCGCAGAAACCCTGCATGATCTACAACAACCCCGTCGCCTACCGCGTGGATCTCAAGACCGAGCACATGGCCGAACTGGCCGACTGCAAGTGGCTGGTCGCCATCAAGGAAAGCAGCGACGACGTGCGCCGCCTGACCGACCTGCGCAACGCGCTGGGCACGCGCTATCAACTGTTCATCGGCGTGGACGACCTGTCGTTCGAAGCGCTGGCGCTGGGCGCGGACGGCCTGCTGGCCGGGCTGGTCACCGCCTTCCCGCGCGAAACCGTGGCCCTGTATGACCTGATGAAGGCCGGCAAGTGGCAGGAAGCGCTGGCGCTGTACCAATGGTTCACGCCGCTCCTGCACCTGGATGTGTCGACCAAGCTGGTGCAGAACATCAAGCTGGCCGAGACCCTGGTTGGCGTGGGCAATGAGCACGTGCGCCGTCCGCGCCTGCCGCTGGTGGGCGCCGAGCGCGAACGCTGCGCCGCCATCATCCAGGCCTCGCTGGCCAAGCGCCCCGCGCAGTACCAGTCGAAGTAA
- a CDS encoding LysE family translocator, with protein sequence MNLLPSNLADVPLMSLSLLGPLAMFALVSSITPGPNNVMLASSGLNFGFRRSVPHLLGVNLGFTFMIFLVGVGLGSVFQQVPQLYTVLKYAGAAYLLYLAWKIANSGEIDDGEARGKPFTFLQAAAFQWVNPKAWVMAVGVIATYTPQNGFFANLVIATIVCGIVNLPSIGIWVTFGTALRRVLHKPWAIRAFNVGMALLLVASLYPVALEMLH encoded by the coding sequence ATGAATCTGCTTCCTTCCAACTTGGCCGACGTGCCGCTGATGTCGCTGTCCTTGCTGGGCCCGCTGGCCATGTTCGCGCTGGTCAGTTCGATTACGCCCGGCCCGAACAATGTGATGCTGGCCTCGTCCGGCCTGAACTTCGGCTTCCGCCGCAGCGTGCCGCATCTGCTGGGCGTGAACCTGGGCTTCACCTTCATGATCTTCCTGGTGGGCGTCGGACTGGGTTCGGTATTCCAGCAGGTTCCGCAGCTATACACCGTGCTGAAGTACGCTGGCGCGGCCTATCTGCTGTATCTGGCCTGGAAGATCGCGAATTCGGGCGAAATCGACGACGGCGAAGCGCGCGGCAAGCCCTTTACCTTTCTGCAGGCCGCCGCCTTCCAGTGGGTCAACCCCAAGGCCTGGGTCATGGCGGTGGGCGTGATCGCGACCTACACGCCACAGAACGGCTTCTTCGCCAACCTGGTCATCGCCACCATCGTCTGCGGCATCGTCAACCTGCCCAGCATCGGCATCTGGGTGACCTTCGGCACCGCGCTGCGCCGCGTGCTGCACAAGCCCTGGGCGATCCGCGCCTTCAATGTGGGCATGGCGCTACTGCTGGTGGCGTCGCTGTATCCAGTGGCGCTGGAAATGCTGCACTGA
- a CDS encoding DMT family transporter, which translates to MTRPAFYPTAQSTPATLWEGYGYGFLGVLVFSLTLPMTRLAVGELAPLLVGLGRALLAAVPAIAVLWLTRARRPNREEWPGVILAALGIVVGWPLASSLAMQTVPAAQGAVFNGLLPLSTAAFAALRSGERPSPAFWTWAVLGAALVTAYALGQGNGALQPGYLWLLLAVVLGGMGYAEGARASRTLGGGRTICWALVISAPVVAAPVGWMAAQQASWPTASVIYACAYLALGSMFLGFFAWYRGLAVGGIARVGQVQLLQPFLTVVAAAMLFGESVEPATYLFAAAVIAVIAGGRRAIVRTQK; encoded by the coding sequence ATGACCCGTCCCGCTTTCTATCCGACCGCCCAGAGCACGCCCGCTACGCTCTGGGAGGGCTACGGCTATGGTTTTCTGGGGGTGCTGGTCTTTTCCCTGACGCTGCCCATGACCCGCCTGGCGGTCGGCGAACTGGCGCCGCTACTGGTGGGATTGGGCCGCGCGCTGCTGGCGGCCGTACCGGCCATCGCCGTGCTCTGGCTGACGCGCGCCCGCAGGCCGAACCGCGAGGAGTGGCCCGGCGTGATCCTGGCCGCGCTGGGCATCGTGGTGGGCTGGCCGCTGGCCTCGTCGCTCGCCATGCAGACCGTGCCCGCCGCGCAAGGCGCGGTGTTCAATGGGCTGCTGCCGCTGTCGACCGCGGCCTTTGCCGCGCTGCGCAGCGGCGAACGCCCTTCTCCCGCGTTCTGGACCTGGGCCGTGCTGGGCGCCGCCCTGGTCACGGCCTATGCCCTGGGCCAGGGCAACGGCGCGCTGCAGCCCGGCTATCTCTGGCTGCTGCTGGCGGTGGTGCTGGGCGGCATGGGCTATGCCGAAGGCGCACGCGCCTCGCGCACGCTGGGTGGCGGGCGCACCATCTGCTGGGCCCTGGTGATCAGCGCGCCCGTGGTGGCGGCGCCCGTCGGCTGGATGGCGGCGCAGCAGGCCAGTTGGCCCACCGCCTCGGTGATCTACGCCTGCGCCTATCTGGCGCTCGGATCGATGTTCCTGGGCTTTTTTGCCTGGTATCGCGGCCTGGCCGTGGGCGGCATCGCCCGGGTCGGCCAGGTGCAGTTGCTGCAACCGTTCCTGACGGTGGTGGCGGCCGCAATGCTGTTTGGCGAATCCGTGGAGCCGGCGACCTACCTCTTCGCCGCTGCCGTGATCGCCGTTATCGCCGGCGGACGCCGCGCCATCGTCAGGACCCAAAAATGA
- a CDS encoding CidA/LrgA family protein has protein sequence MSRPRLAILLRSKLRRSRVLQICLLVLFSLLGQALAQWLGLPVPGGVVGMALVLLLLATRRLRVRNVHRGASWLLGEMLLFFVPAVMSLLDHREFLGVLGLKLLAVILLGTALVMMGTALTIDLCYRWMNRHAG, from the coding sequence ATGTCTCGCCCACGCCTCGCCATTCTTCTACGCAGCAAGCTGCGCCGCAGCCGCGTGCTGCAAATCTGCCTGCTGGTCCTGTTCTCCCTGCTGGGCCAGGCGCTGGCCCAATGGCTGGGCCTGCCCGTGCCGGGCGGCGTCGTTGGCATGGCGCTGGTGCTGCTACTGCTGGCCACGCGCCGCCTGCGCGTGCGCAACGTGCATCGCGGCGCCAGTTGGCTGCTGGGCGAGATGCTGTTGTTCTTTGTCCCCGCCGTCATGTCGCTGCTGGATCACCGCGAATTCCTCGGTGTGCTGGGCTTGAAACTGCTGGCCGTCATCCTCCTGGGCACGGCCCTGGTGATGATGGGCACGGCCCTGACCATCGATCTTTGCTACCGCTGGATGAATCGCCATGCCGGCTGA
- a CDS encoding ABC transporter substrate-binding protein, which produces MKLNRIAAALFAVGMIGAAQAQTKVSDDVVKIGVLTDLSGVYSDLAGNGSVIAARMAAEEMGNKVLGKPVEVVSADHQNKPDVAANLAREWFDQGKVDMITDFPTASTALAVMEIAKQKNRVTMPSAGLSTAILGEKCSPLNAQWTTNTYALAAGTARALVKEGKKTWYFITADYTFGHSLEKDGTEVIQENGGSVVGVSRHPFPGNDFSSFLLKAQASKADVIALANAGNDTVNAVKQANEFGINKKQIVAPLLTYISDVHSMGLAKAQGMYLTEAFYWDYDDASRAWAKKFFEKAKKMPTASQAGVYSATLSYLKAIEAAGTDDAPAVMAKLREMTINDAVIRNGKLRADGALVHDMLLLQVKSPAESKAPWDYYNVKSVLKGEEVFPKPQAACALNKT; this is translated from the coding sequence ATGAAATTGAATCGAATCGCAGCAGCGCTGTTCGCCGTCGGCATGATCGGCGCCGCCCAGGCCCAGACCAAGGTCAGCGACGACGTGGTCAAGATCGGCGTCCTGACCGATCTGTCCGGCGTCTATTCCGACCTGGCCGGCAACGGCTCCGTGATCGCGGCGCGCATGGCCGCCGAGGAAATGGGCAACAAGGTGCTGGGCAAGCCGGTGGAAGTGGTTTCCGCCGACCACCAGAACAAGCCCGACGTCGCCGCCAACCTGGCGCGTGAATGGTTCGACCAGGGCAAGGTCGACATGATCACCGACTTCCCGACCGCCTCCACCGCGCTGGCGGTGATGGAAATCGCCAAGCAGAAGAACCGCGTGACCATGCCGTCGGCCGGCCTGTCCACGGCCATCCTGGGCGAGAAATGCTCGCCGCTGAACGCCCAGTGGACCACCAACACCTATGCGCTGGCCGCCGGCACCGCGCGCGCGCTGGTCAAGGAAGGCAAGAAGACCTGGTACTTCATCACCGCCGACTATACCTTTGGCCACTCGCTGGAAAAGGACGGCACCGAGGTCATTCAGGAAAACGGCGGCAGCGTGGTGGGCGTGTCGCGCCACCCCTTCCCCGGCAACGACTTTTCCTCGTTCCTGTTGAAGGCGCAAGCATCGAAAGCCGACGTGATCGCGCTGGCCAATGCCGGCAACGACACGGTCAACGCGGTCAAGCAGGCCAACGAATTCGGCATCAACAAGAAGCAGATCGTGGCGCCGCTGCTCACCTACATCTCGGACGTGCACAGCATGGGCCTGGCCAAGGCGCAGGGCATGTACCTGACCGAAGCCTTCTACTGGGACTATGACGACGCCTCGCGCGCCTGGGCCAAGAAGTTCTTTGAGAAGGCCAAGAAGATGCCGACCGCCTCGCAGGCGGGCGTGTACTCGGCCACGCTGTCCTACCTGAAGGCGATCGAAGCCGCCGGCACCGACGACGCGCCCGCCGTGATGGCCAAGCTGCGCGAAATGACCATCAACGACGCCGTGATCCGCAACGGCAAGCTGCGCGCCGACGGCGCGCTGGTGCACGACATGCTGCTGTTGCAGGTGAAGTCGCCCGCCGAATCCAAGGCGCCCTGGGACTACTACAACGTCAAGTCGGTACTCAAGGGCGAGGAGGTCTTTCCCAAGCCCCAGGCCGCGTGCGCGTTGAACAAGACGTAA
- a CDS encoding LrgB family protein encodes MPADFNLWFWPAATVLAYVCARLFYRRYAYWCTSTLVVAPALLLALALALHTGYRDYMAGSHWLMAMLGPVIVAFALPLYEQRALIRRYWPVLVAGVAVGSLIAGASAWMLGSLLGLSPDLRLSLLPRSVATPFAVAVSSHVGGVPDLTAVFVIVTGVFGAAIGQLMRRWLPLRSALARGALFGMGAHGAGTAKARELAADEGAVAGLVMVMAGLFNVLVTPAVVVGLLA; translated from the coding sequence ATGCCGGCTGATTTCAACCTGTGGTTCTGGCCCGCGGCGACCGTGCTGGCCTATGTCTGCGCGCGGCTGTTCTACCGGCGCTACGCCTACTGGTGCACCTCGACCCTGGTGGTGGCGCCCGCGCTGCTGCTGGCGTTGGCGCTTGCGCTGCACACGGGTTACCGCGACTACATGGCGGGTTCGCACTGGCTGATGGCGATGCTGGGGCCGGTCATCGTGGCCTTCGCGCTGCCCTTGTACGAACAGCGCGCGCTGATCCGCCGTTACTGGCCGGTGCTGGTGGCGGGCGTGGCGGTAGGCAGCCTGATCGCGGGCGCCAGCGCCTGGATGCTGGGCAGCCTGCTGGGCCTGTCGCCGGATCTGCGCCTGAGCCTGCTGCCGCGCTCGGTGGCCACGCCGTTCGCGGTGGCCGTGTCGTCGCACGTGGGCGGCGTGCCGGACCTGACGGCGGTGTTCGTGATCGTCACGGGCGTGTTCGGCGCGGCCATCGGCCAGCTGATGCGGCGCTGGCTGCCGCTGCGCTCGGCGCTGGCGCGCGGCGCGCTGTTCGGCATGGGGGCGCACGGCGCCGGAACGGCCAAGGCCCGCGAACTGGCAGCCGATGAGGGCGCCGTCGCGGGCCTGGTGATGGTGATGGCGGGCTTGTTCAACGTGCTGGTCACACCCGCCGTGGTCGTCGGATTGCTGGCCTGA
- a CDS encoding ABC transporter ATP-binding protein, with the protein MQSDIILQTRGLSKEFRGFVAVNNVDMSVRRGAIHALIGPNGAGKTTFFNLLTKFHIPTRGEILYDGVDITQERPAQTARRGIVRSFQISAVFPQLSVRENVRVALQRKLGVDYCFWRSERTLESLHHRVEELLDQVGLRTHLDVAAGDLPYGRKRTLEIATTLALEPELLLLDEPTQGMGHEDVDRVKHLIKQVSAGRTILMVEHNMKVVADISDTITVLQRGEILAEGPYATVSENPAVREAYMGAEDE; encoded by the coding sequence ATGCAAAGCGACATCATTCTTCAGACCCGGGGCCTGAGCAAGGAATTCCGCGGCTTCGTGGCGGTCAACAACGTCGACATGAGCGTGCGCCGCGGCGCCATCCACGCGCTCATCGGCCCCAACGGCGCGGGCAAGACCACCTTCTTCAATCTGCTGACCAAGTTCCACATTCCGACGCGCGGCGAGATTCTGTACGACGGCGTGGACATCACGCAGGAACGCCCCGCGCAGACCGCGCGCCGCGGCATCGTGCGCTCGTTCCAGATCTCCGCCGTGTTCCCGCAGCTGTCCGTGCGCGAGAACGTGCGCGTCGCCTTGCAGCGCAAGCTGGGCGTGGACTATTGCTTCTGGCGTTCGGAACGCACACTGGAAAGCCTGCACCACCGCGTCGAGGAACTGCTGGACCAGGTCGGCCTGCGCACGCACCTGGATGTCGCCGCGGGCGACCTGCCCTATGGCCGCAAGCGCACGCTGGAGATCGCGACCACGCTGGCGCTGGAACCCGAACTGCTGTTGCTGGACGAACCCACGCAGGGCATGGGCCACGAAGACGTCGATCGGGTCAAGCACCTGATCAAGCAGGTATCCGCCGGCCGCACCATCCTGATGGTCGAACACAACATGAAAGTGGTGGCGGACATTTCCGACACCATCACCGTGCTGCAACGGGGCGAGATCCTGGCCGAAGGCCCCTACGCAACCGTGTCGGAAAACCCCGCGGTGCGCGAAGCCTACATGGGAGCCGAAGATGAATGA
- a CDS encoding ABC transporter ATP-binding protein, translating to MNEAAPGSSMLEIRNLHAWYGESHILHGIDLDVKPGECVTLLGRNGAGRSSTLKSILGLVGRRSGSIKIQGQETVGLPPHKIARRGIGYCPEERGIYASLSAEENLMLLPSVGPDGMSVEEIYNMFPNLKERAHSPGTRLSGGEQQMLAMARILRTGARLLLLDEITEGLAPVIVQSLGRVIRQLKERGYTTVLVEQNFRFAQHLADRHYVIEHGQVVAVIDRAEVRQSQNKLNALLGI from the coding sequence ATGAATGAAGCCGCCCCGGGCTCTAGCATGCTGGAGATCCGCAACCTGCACGCCTGGTACGGCGAATCGCACATCCTGCACGGCATAGACCTGGACGTGAAGCCGGGCGAATGCGTGACATTGCTGGGCAGGAACGGCGCGGGCCGCAGCTCGACGCTGAAGTCCATCCTGGGCCTGGTCGGCCGACGCAGCGGCTCCATCAAGATCCAGGGCCAGGAGACCGTGGGCCTGCCGCCTCACAAGATCGCACGGCGCGGCATCGGCTATTGCCCCGAGGAACGCGGCATCTATGCGTCCTTGAGCGCCGAGGAAAACCTCATGCTGCTGCCCTCGGTGGGGCCGGACGGCATGTCGGTGGAAGAGATCTACAACATGTTCCCCAACCTGAAAGAACGCGCGCACAGCCCCGGCACGCGTCTGTCGGGCGGCGAACAGCAGATGCTGGCGATGGCGCGCATCCTGCGCACTGGCGCCCGCCTGTTGTTGCTCGACGAAATCACCGAAGGCCTGGCCCCTGTCATCGTGCAGTCCCTGGGCCGCGTGATCCGGCAATTGAAAGAGCGCGGCTACACCACCGTGCTGGTCGAGCAGAACTTCCGCTTCGCCCAGCACCTGGCCGACCGCCATTACGTCATCGAGCACGGCCAGGTGGTGGCGGTGATAGACCGCGCCGAGGTCCGGCAATCGCAGAACAAGCTGAACGCCCTGCTCGGCATTTGA
- a CDS encoding alpha/beta hydrolase, which yields MPALARLSPRRLFAVALLAGASVVGCTQLDSWQRQTIFSPQSEPQTWWREPAAGTQVYDLTLAGGDKVRAWYWQSPKAGAPTVLYLHGARWNLNGSAFRIDGWTRMGYSVLAIDYRGFGASTPRLPSEDSALEDAMAGLAELARIQPDPSRRFIYGHSLGGAIAIDLAARPEQPQFAGLIVESSFTSIGAMLATLRWGKVPGASLLVTQPFASVEKLARMRTPMLFMHGTADRVVPHTMSDELYAAASNVAPELKRLVKIEGASHSGAFRSGAQYETAVKAFMQDASRAYPRKAG from the coding sequence ATGCCAGCCCTCGCCCGCCTATCCCCCCGCCGCCTGTTCGCCGTTGCCCTCTTGGCCGGCGCCAGCGTCGTCGGCTGCACCCAGCTCGATTCCTGGCAGCGGCAGACCATCTTCTCTCCCCAATCCGAACCGCAGACCTGGTGGCGCGAACCGGCCGCCGGGACCCAGGTCTACGACCTGACACTGGCCGGCGGCGACAAGGTGCGCGCCTGGTACTGGCAAAGCCCCAAAGCCGGCGCGCCCACCGTGCTGTACCTGCATGGCGCGCGCTGGAACCTGAATGGCAGCGCCTTCCGCATCGACGGCTGGACGCGCATGGGCTATTCCGTGCTGGCCATCGACTACCGCGGCTTCGGCGCCTCGACCCCGCGCCTGCCGTCCGAGGACAGCGCGCTGGAAGACGCGATGGCCGGGCTTGCGGAACTGGCCCGCATCCAGCCCGATCCGTCGCGCCGCTTCATCTACGGCCACAGCCTGGGCGGCGCGATCGCGATCGACCTGGCCGCGCGCCCGGAACAGCCGCAGTTCGCCGGCCTGATCGTGGAGTCCAGTTTCACCAGCATCGGCGCGATGCTGGCCACGCTGCGCTGGGGCAAGGTGCCGGGCGCCAGCCTGCTCGTCACACAGCCATTCGCCTCGGTGGAAAAACTGGCGCGCATGCGCACGCCCATGCTCTTCATGCACGGCACCGCCGACCGCGTGGTGCCGCACACCATGAGCGACGAGCTCTACGCCGCCGCCAGCAACGTCGCGCCCGAACTCAAGCGCCTGGTCAAGATCGAAGGCGCCTCGCACTCCGGCGCCTTTCGCAGCGGCGCGCAGTACGAGACCGCGGTGAAGGCCTTCATGCAGGACGCGAGCCGCGCCTATCCGCGCAAGGCCGGCTGA
- a CDS encoding branched-chain amino acid ABC transporter permease produces the protein MQRIPSSIRILALLLVPALLVPFFPQIVYPVFVMKVLCFALFALAFNLLTGFTGLVSFGHAAFFGWAGYAAGEMMILFGARGLPPEVAMACGVAMAAAIGWAIGWLAIRRTGIYFAMITLALSQVAYFMAVQVGWTRGEDGMQGIPRGKFLGLVDLSVDSNMYYFALAVFVLGFLFVYRVIHSPFGQVLKTIRDNAPRAISLGYDTDRCKLLAFVLSASVAGLAGSLKALVLQLVALNDVSLATSTEVLLMTLLGGIGTVWGPVVGATLVVSLQNYLATLGDIVTIVIGLIFVLCVSFFRRGFVGEWLAYAQWRKTKENNS, from the coding sequence GTGCAGCGCATACCCTCCTCGATCCGCATCCTGGCGCTGCTGCTGGTGCCGGCCCTGCTGGTGCCGTTCTTCCCGCAGATCGTCTATCCCGTGTTTGTGATGAAGGTGCTGTGCTTTGCGCTGTTCGCGCTGGCCTTCAACCTGCTGACCGGCTTTACCGGACTGGTGTCCTTCGGCCATGCGGCGTTCTTCGGCTGGGCCGGCTACGCAGCCGGTGAAATGATGATCCTGTTCGGCGCGCGCGGCCTGCCGCCCGAGGTTGCCATGGCCTGCGGCGTGGCCATGGCCGCGGCCATCGGCTGGGCCATCGGCTGGCTGGCGATCCGGCGCACCGGCATCTATTTCGCGATGATCACGCTGGCGCTGTCGCAGGTGGCGTACTTCATGGCGGTGCAGGTGGGCTGGACCCGCGGCGAGGACGGCATGCAGGGCATCCCGCGCGGCAAGTTCCTGGGCCTGGTGGACCTGAGCGTGGACAGCAATATGTATTACTTCGCGCTGGCGGTCTTTGTGCTGGGCTTTCTGTTCGTCTACCGGGTGATCCATTCGCCCTTCGGGCAGGTGCTCAAGACCATCCGGGACAACGCGCCGCGGGCCATATCGCTAGGTTACGATACAGACCGGTGCAAGCTGCTGGCCTTCGTGCTGTCGGCCTCGGTCGCCGGCCTGGCGGGTTCGCTGAAGGCGCTGGTGCTCCAGCTGGTTGCATTGAACGACGTTTCGCTCGCCACCTCGACGGAAGTGCTGCTGATGACGCTCCTGGGCGGCATCGGCACGGTATGGGGGCCCGTGGTGGGCGCGACGCTGGTCGTCAGCTTGCAGAATTATCTTGCCACCCTGGGCGACATCGTCACCATCGTCATCGGACTGATTTTCGTGTTGTGCGTGTCGTTCTTCCGGCGCGGATTCGTCGGCGAATGGCTGGCCTACGCGCAGTGGCGCAAAACGAAGGAAAACAATAGTTGA